In the genome of Nocardioides seonyuensis, one region contains:
- a CDS encoding nitrite reductase, producing MTRSRPDRCPGVLRPWPAEDGLLVRLRLPGGRVAADALLGLLEVAERHGDGHLHVTTRTNLQVRALSAVPGTQRLTDTVLAAVEATGLLPSRTHDLARNVMASPQTGLVGGRVDLRPVARALDAALLAAPALGLLPGRFLFVLDDGRGDLLDRTCDLGLVALGPTEAQLRVGTGWGPVVPLAGVEERLVRLALRFLEVRGDGPGAAWHVHELASQLVAPVPASARLPDRSPPLPYGPVPGGEHVAVPEDGLDRPAVERLCSAAAELVVTPWRGVLVPEESS from the coding sequence GTGACCCGGTCACGTCCCGACCGTTGCCCGGGCGTGCTGCGCCCCTGGCCCGCAGAAGACGGTCTGCTCGTCCGGCTGCGTCTGCCCGGTGGCAGGGTCGCCGCAGACGCCTTACTCGGCTTGCTGGAGGTGGCAGAACGTCACGGCGACGGACACCTCCACGTGACCACGCGGACGAATCTGCAGGTGAGGGCGCTTTCGGCGGTGCCCGGCACGCAGCGCCTGACCGACACCGTGCTCGCGGCCGTCGAGGCGACCGGCCTCCTGCCCAGCCGTACGCACGACCTGGCGCGCAACGTCATGGCGTCGCCCCAGACCGGGCTGGTCGGCGGTCGCGTCGACCTGCGTCCCGTCGCACGCGCGCTGGACGCAGCGCTGCTGGCCGCACCTGCCCTCGGGTTGCTGCCCGGCCGCTTCCTGTTCGTGCTCGATGACGGCCGCGGCGACCTGCTCGACCGCACCTGCGACCTCGGGCTGGTCGCGCTCGGTCCCACCGAGGCGCAGCTGCGGGTCGGCACCGGCTGGGGCCCGGTCGTCCCGCTCGCGGGCGTCGAGGAACGGCTCGTCCGCCTGGCTCTCCGCTTCCTTGAGGTGCGCGGCGACGGGCCTGGCGCCGCGTGGCACGTCCACGAGCTGGCGTCGCAACTGGTCGCCCCGGTGCCTGCATCGGCACGGCTGCCTGACCGATCGCCCCCGTTGCCGTACGGCCCCGTGCCCGGCGGTGAGCATGTCGCCGTGCCGGAGGACGGCCTCGACCGTCCCGCCGTGGAGCGCCTGTGCTCCGCGGCAGCCGAACTCGTCGTCACCCCCTGGCGTGGCGTTCTCGTCCCTGAGGAGTCCTCATGA
- a CDS encoding precorrin-8X methylmutase: MSSPSPLQLRRPGRHYPYIDRGAAIYLDSFATIRREADLSRVPVSAEKVAVRMIHGSGQVDLVDDLVIHPDLVPAARAALEAGAPMLCDATMVVKGVTRSRLPADNDVICTLNEPEVPALAEEWGTTRTAAAISLWEPYLEGSVVAIGNAPTALFHLLEMLVDGAPRPAAIVGCPVGFIGAAESKQALEDFRVDHGIDIPFVAVRGRRGGSAMTSSALNALAQEQE, from the coding sequence ATGAGCAGTCCGTCCCCGTTGCAGCTTCGTCGTCCGGGGCGTCACTACCCGTACATCGACCGGGGGGCGGCCATCTACCTCGACTCCTTCGCCACGATCCGACGTGAGGCCGACCTTTCCCGCGTGCCGGTGAGCGCTGAGAAGGTGGCCGTGCGGATGATCCACGGCAGCGGACAGGTGGATCTGGTCGATGACCTCGTGATCCACCCGGACCTCGTCCCAGCGGCCCGCGCAGCCCTCGAGGCGGGGGCGCCGATGCTGTGCGACGCCACGATGGTGGTGAAGGGCGTGACACGCAGCCGCCTCCCCGCGGACAACGACGTGATCTGCACCCTCAACGAACCTGAGGTGCCTGCCCTGGCGGAAGAGTGGGGAACCACCCGCACAGCGGCGGCGATCTCGCTCTGGGAGCCGTACCTCGAGGGCTCCGTGGTCGCCATCGGGAATGCGCCGACCGCCCTGTTCCACCTGTTGGAGATGCTCGTGGACGGCGCCCCGCGCCCTGCGGCGATCGTCGGCTGCCCGGTGGGCTTCATCGGGGCCGCCGAGTCGAAGCAGGCCCTCGAGGACTTCCGCGTCGACCACGGCATCGACATCCCCTTCGTCGCCGTCCGCGGCCGCCGAGGTGGATCCGCCATGACCTCGTCGGCCCTCAACGCACTTGCCCAGGAGCAGGAATGA